A region of Takifugu flavidus isolate HTHZ2018 chromosome 2, ASM371156v2, whole genome shotgun sequence DNA encodes the following proteins:
- the LOC130519447 gene encoding uncharacterized protein LOC130519447 isoform X3, producing the protein MKNRSEFMALYIRILLFTAVTVAPSCALQMTFSQKGGLFFYTISDGPAGADCDYSYYSVTNHPIANNEEEASLVRNNSLDGLVTFKCIEHLFFKATCDKGEFYSANVTVACEDLRSNEDAAKRINPVTKGNMHNSSGSSKDQTVLAVVLVVLVVLAVVLVIWCKYKKKYEAIFERFWGPGQEPGPGQEPGPAETPML; encoded by the exons ATGAAGAACCGAAGTGAATTTATGGCTCTCTACATCAGGATTTTACTGTTCA cagccgTCACTGTGGCACCCAGCTGTGCGCTGCAAATGACGTTCAGCCAGAAGGGCGGCCTGTTCTTCTACACCATCTCAGACGGACctgcaggtgcagactgtgaTTACAGCTACTACAGTGTAACC AACCACCCGATTGCAAACAATGAAGAGGAAGCTTCACTTGTGAGGAACAACAGCCTTGATGGTCTCGTCACCTTTAAGTGCATAGAACACCTCTTCTTTAAAGCCACATGTGACAAG gGGGAATTTTACAGTGCTAACGTTACAG TTGCCTGTGAGGACCTTCGCAGCAACGAAGATGCAGCAAAAAGAATAAACCCCGTGACTAAAGGCAACATGCATAATAGTTCAG GGAGTTCAAAGGACCAGACTGTCCTGGCTGTGGTCCTGGTTGTCCTGGTTGTCctggctgtggtcctggtgatATGGtgcaaatacaagaaaaaatatG AGGCGATCTTCGAGAGGTTTTGGGGGCCAGGCCAAGAACCTGGACCGGGCCAAGAACCTGGCCCTGCTGAAACACCTATGCTGTAA
- the LOC130519447 gene encoding uncharacterized protein LOC130519447 isoform X2: MKNRSEFMALYIRILLFTVTVAPSCALQMTFSQKGGLFFYTISDGPAGADCDYSYYSVTNHPIANNEEEASLVRNNSLDGLVTFKCIEHLFFKATCDKGEFYSANVTVACEDLRSNEDAAKRINPVTKGNMHNSSGMPPSVTNGSSKDQTVLAVVLVVLVVLAVVLVIWCKYKKKYEAIFERFWGPGQEPGPGQEPGPAETPML; the protein is encoded by the exons ATGAAGAACCGAAGTGAATTTATGGCTCTCTACATCAGGATTTTACTGTTCA ccgTCACTGTGGCACCCAGCTGTGCGCTGCAAATGACGTTCAGCCAGAAGGGCGGCCTGTTCTTCTACACCATCTCAGACGGACctgcaggtgcagactgtgaTTACAGCTACTACAGTGTAACC AACCACCCGATTGCAAACAATGAAGAGGAAGCTTCACTTGTGAGGAACAACAGCCTTGATGGTCTCGTCACCTTTAAGTGCATAGAACACCTCTTCTTTAAAGCCACATGTGACAAG gGGGAATTTTACAGTGCTAACGTTACAG TTGCCTGTGAGGACCTTCGCAGCAACGAAGATGCAGCAAAAAGAATAAACCCCGTGACTAAAGGCAACATGCATAATAGTTCAGGTATGCCCCCATCTGTCACAAACG GGAGTTCAAAGGACCAGACTGTCCTGGCTGTGGTCCTGGTTGTCCTGGTTGTCctggctgtggtcctggtgatATGGtgcaaatacaagaaaaaatatG AGGCGATCTTCGAGAGGTTTTGGGGGCCAGGCCAAGAACCTGGACCGGGCCAAGAACCTGGCCCTGCTGAAACACCTATGCTGTAA
- the LOC130519447 gene encoding uncharacterized protein LOC130519447 isoform X1 yields the protein MKNRSEFMALYIRILLFTAVTVAPSCALQMTFSQKGGLFFYTISDGPAGADCDYSYYSVTNHPIANNEEEASLVRNNSLDGLVTFKCIEHLFFKATCDKGEFYSANVTVACEDLRSNEDAAKRINPVTKGNMHNSSGMPPSVTNGSSKDQTVLAVVLVVLVVLAVVLVIWCKYKKKYEAIFERFWGPGQEPGPGQEPGPAETPML from the exons ATGAAGAACCGAAGTGAATTTATGGCTCTCTACATCAGGATTTTACTGTTCA cagccgTCACTGTGGCACCCAGCTGTGCGCTGCAAATGACGTTCAGCCAGAAGGGCGGCCTGTTCTTCTACACCATCTCAGACGGACctgcaggtgcagactgtgaTTACAGCTACTACAGTGTAACC AACCACCCGATTGCAAACAATGAAGAGGAAGCTTCACTTGTGAGGAACAACAGCCTTGATGGTCTCGTCACCTTTAAGTGCATAGAACACCTCTTCTTTAAAGCCACATGTGACAAG gGGGAATTTTACAGTGCTAACGTTACAG TTGCCTGTGAGGACCTTCGCAGCAACGAAGATGCAGCAAAAAGAATAAACCCCGTGACTAAAGGCAACATGCATAATAGTTCAGGTATGCCCCCATCTGTCACAAACG GGAGTTCAAAGGACCAGACTGTCCTGGCTGTGGTCCTGGTTGTCCTGGTTGTCctggctgtggtcctggtgatATGGtgcaaatacaagaaaaaatatG AGGCGATCTTCGAGAGGTTTTGGGGGCCAGGCCAAGAACCTGGACCGGGCCAAGAACCTGGCCCTGCTGAAACACCTATGCTGTAA